CGGCGCGGAACGGGGTGAGGTCGAGCTCGGGCCGTTCGCCGGTGAGCTGACGGGCGATCAGCAGGCCGGTGGCGGGGGCCAGGCCGATGCCCGCGCCCTCGTGGCCGCAGGCGTGGAACAGGCCGGGCACCCGAGGGTCGGCGCCGATCGCGGGCAGGTGGTCCGGCAGGTAGGGGCGGAAGCCCCGGTAGGCGCGCTGGACCGCGACGGTGCGCAGCACCGGGAAGAGCGCGGCGGCGTTGGCGGCCAGCCGCTGGAGCACCTCGACCGAGAGGGTCCGGTCGAAGCCGACCCGCTCCCGGCTGGCGCCGATCAGCACCGGCCCGGCGGGGGTGCCCTCGACCACGGCGGAGGTCTGCAGGGCGGCCGAGCCGCTGGCCACGTCGGCCACGTAGTCGGCGGCGTAGACCTTGTGCCGGACGATCCTCGGCAGCGGTTCGGTGACCAGCACGAAGCCCCGGCGGGGCAGCACCGGCAGGGTCACCCCGGCCAGCGCGGCGAGTTCACCGCCCCAGGTGCCGGCCGCGTTGATCACGGCGGGGGCGTCGATCCGGCCCCGGTCGGTGGTGACACCGAGCACCTCACCGGACGGACCGGTGCGGATCGCGGTGACGGTCTCACCGAGCCGGATCGACGCTCCGGAGGCCCGCAGCAGGTGAGCGGCTGCCAGTGCGGGCTGAACCTGGGCGTCCTGGGGATAGTGGAAGCCGCCGGCCAGGCCGGGTGCCAGGTGCGGCTCCAGCTCGGCCAGCCGGTCGCCGGGGATCTCGGCGGAGACCACCCCGGCCTTGGTCTGCTCGGCCGCGAAGGCCCGCAGCGCGGTCATCCCGGCCTCGGCGGCGGCGACCACCAGGCCGCCCTTGGGCTCGTACTCGACCCGCTCGCCCAGCTGCTCGGCGATGGTCCGCCAGAGGCCGGTGGAGAACAGCGCGAGGTCGAGCTCGGGCCCCGGCTCCTTGTCGGAGACCAGCAGGTTCCCCTCCCCCGCACCGGTGGTGCCGCCGGCCACCGGGCCGCGGTCGACCACGGTGACGGCCAGGCCGGCCTGGGCGGCGTAGTAGGCGCAGGCGGCGCCGACCACACCGGCGCCGACCACCACGACATCATGCGGGGATCTCTTGGACACGTCAGTAATATGTCACATGGCGTTGGTGTTGCCAAGGCCGTGGACACGACAGAGAGGCCCCGGCCCGCTGGAAGACCAGCAGGCCGGGGCCTCAATGATTACTTGACGGAGCGTCAGGTGATGTCGTCCAGCTGCTCACGGCGCGCCGCCGGGACGGCCGTCGGCAGCTCGGGGGCGGCGGAGGCCTCGATGCCCTCGGCCGCGTCGACGGCGCCCACCGAGAGGTCCAGGTGCGAGGCTTCGTCCTCGTCCAGCCCGGCGTCCGGGTTGCGCCGGGCCCGGCGGCGGTCGTTCAGCAGCGCCACGCCGACCGCGACGAAGTACAGCAGGATGATCGGCGCGGCCAGGCCCAGCATCGAGAGCGGGTCCGCGCTCGGGGTGGCGAAGGCGGCGAAGACGGTGATCGCCATGATCATCCCGCGCCACCAGCCGAGCAGCCGCTTGCCGCTGACCACCCCGACCAGGTTGAGCATCACCAGCAGCAGCGGGAACTCGAAGCCGAAACCGAAGACCAGCACCATCCTGGTGATGATGTCGAGGTAGTTCTCCACCGGCAGGATCGAGGTGACCCCGCTGGCGGTCAGTGAGATCAGCATCTGCGCCGTCACCGGCATGATCACGTACGCCAGCGCGGCGCCCGCCAGGAACAGCGGGGTGCCAAGGCCGAGGAACGAGAGCGTGTAGCGGCGCTCGTTCTGGTGCAGGCCCGGCGCGACGAACTTCCACAGCTGGTAGAGCCAGATCGGGGTGGAGAGCACCACACCGGTCGTCAGGGCGACCTTGAGCAGCACCGTGAAGGGGCTCAGCAGACCGATGTTGGACACCAGCGCGCAGTTGACGTCGCCCGGCAGCGGCTTACCGTCCGGACCGCAGACCGGCAGCGGCGCGATCAGGAAGTCGGTGATCTGCCGGTGGTAGAAGAACGCGACGATCGTGATCGCGATGATCGCCAGCAGCGACTTGACCAGCCGGTTGCGCAGTTCGCGCAGGTGCTCGGCGAGCGCCATCCGGCCTTCGGGGTCCTTGGCCGACTTCACGGCCTTCTCGGACTTGCTCAACCTCGGTCCTCAACTCGTGCGGTCTGGCCGGGGGCGTTCTTGATGACCCGCGGGGCCTCGATCGGTTCGGTGGCCCCCTCCTTGGCGGCGGCCACCGTCTCGTCCTTCAGCGCCTTGGTCTCGGCCTTGAGAATGCGCGCCGACTTCCCGAGCGAACGGGCCAGGTCGGGCAGTCGCTTCGCGCCGAACAGCAGCAGGGCCAGGACGACGATGATCAGAATCGTTCCGATCCTCATGTGCGACCACCTTTTCTCCCAGGGGCAGCACTCCCCCACTTCGGGCGATGGTAGCCCCTGCGGGTGACCGAACGGGAACGAGGGCCTAGGAAGGTTTGAGCTGGCCCGCGGCCTCGGCCAGCGCGCGGGAGGCAGCGTCCACCTCGCGGGCCAGCGATCTGACGTCCAGCCAGAGCCGGCCGGCCAGCGCGCCGAGGACCAGCAGCCCGGCGGTGGCCAGCAGGACGGCGGCGGTCATGGTCCACGGCACGGTGCCCTCCCCTATCCCTCGACCGGCAGCAGGCGCATGGTGCTGACCCCGGCCCTGGTCAACGCCGCCACGATGTTCTCACCCGCGGGCTTGCGCACCGAGGCGCCGCACTCCGGGCAGGTGAAGCTGTAGAAGGTCCGCTCCCGGGTGGCGCCGAGCGCCAGCCGGAAGCCGTCCGCCGCCAGCTCCACCTTCGCCCGGCAGTCCGAGCAGTAGACCTTGAATCTGGTGCCCTCGGCCACGGATCAGTCCCGGTACCCCTCGAGCGCGGCCAGGGCGGCGGCCCGGGCCGAATCGGCCAGCTCGGCCGGCGAGACGATCCGGCCGTCCCGGCCCAGCCGCAGGGCCAGCGGGCGCAGCCCGGCCGGGTCGGCGCTGCGCAGGGTGATCCGCAGCCCGCCGTCCGGGAGTTCCTCGGCCGCGTCGTGGGTGTAGTACTCGGCCACCCAGCGACCGCCGGCGCCGACCTCGACCACCACCTCGGGGTCGTCGGCGGCCGGCGAGACCAGCCCGGCGGACAGGTCGCGCGGCTCCAGCCGCGGCGGGGCCGCGGGCTCGTCCAGCACCTTGATCTCGGCCACCCGGTCCAGCCGGAAGACCCGCCGGTCCTCGGAGGTCCGGCACCAGCCCTCGAGGTAGGTGTGCCCCTCGGTGACCAGGCGGATCGGGTCCACCAGACGCTCCGTCATACCGCCTCGCCCGTGCGACCAGTAGCGCAGCCAGATCAGCCGGCCCTCGCTCAGCGCGCGGTCGATGTCGGCGAAGACCTGGCCCTCGGCCTCGAAGGTCACCCCGACCCGGGCGCTGGACTCGGCGCTCTCGCCGGCCGCGTCCTCGATCTTGGCGACCGCCCGGGTGAGCGCCTGCCGGTCCCGCTCACGCAGGCCGGGCAGCCCGGCCACCGCACGGGCGGCCACCAGCAGCGCGGTCGCCTCGTCGGCGGCCAGCCGCAGCGGCTGGGCCACGTCGTCGACGTTGTGCCACCAGATCCGCTCGCCGTCGGTGTCGATGTCCAGCAGGTCGCCGCCGCGGAAGCTGGTGCCGCACATCGGCAGCACGTTCAGGTCGTTGATCAGCTCCCGCTCGGTGATCCCGAACGCCCGGGCCACCTCGGCCACCTCGGCCCCCGGGCGCTCGCGCAGGTAGGTGACCAGCGAGAGCATCCGCCGGGTCTGGTCGATCGCGTTGCTCACAGCTGCCCCTCCGGTGCGAGACCGGCCACCGCGCGCAGCCGGTCGATGACGTCTGCCCGCAGCTCCTCGGGCCCCAGCACCACCAGGTCCGGGCCGAACTCGGCCAGGTCGGCGGCCAGGCCGTTGCCGTACGGGATCTCCAGCTCGTCCCAGCCGCCGGTCAGCTCGGTGACCTTGAGCGCCTTGGTACGGAGCGGGAAGCCCGCGCCCTGGCGCAGCCGGACGGTGGCGCTGGCGGTCGCGCCCTCACCGGCGAACCTGGCCACCACCGCGCGCACGTCCACGTGCTCGGGGACGGCGCCGGTGAACTGCCCGGCCCGGGAGCGCACCTTGCCGGTGATCCGGCTGAGCCGGAACACCCGGGCGGCCTCCCGGTCGCGGTCCCAGCCGGCCAGGTACCAGTGGCCGCGCCAGCACTCCAGCGCCCACGGCTCCACCGCGCGCTGCTCGGCGGCGGACGCCCCGGCCTTGCGGTACTCGAAGGTGACGGGCCGTCGGTCCCGGGCGGCGGTCAGCAGCGGCTCGAAGGCCGCCTCGCGGGCCGGGATGCGCGGCTCCAGCGCGCTGTTCGCGCTCTCCTCGGTGATCGGCATCCCGCCGGCCCGCAGCTTCTGCAGCGCGCCGCTGGCGGCGCCGGACATCTTGGCCTGCTGCCAGACCCGGGCGGCCAGCGTCAGCGCGGCGGCCTCCTCGGCGTCCAGCGCGATCTCCGGCAGCCGGTTGCGGTCCCGGCGGGCCAGGTAGCCGACCTCGCCGTCCAGCGCGTTCTCGTCGACGTCGATGACCAGGCCGAGTTCGCGCAGGTCGTCCTTGTCGCGCTCGAACATCCGGTTGAAGGCCTCTTCGCTGCCCTGCTGCCAGGCCTCGCGGTAGGCCTCGACGGACTCCCGGAGCTCCTTCTTGGAGAGCGGACGTCTGGTGTTCATCAGGCACAGGGCGAGGTTCATCAGCCGCTCTGCCTTGGCGATCGCCATCGCGGACCTTTCCGGTAACTGGGGGTACATCTTGATCCGCCGATGACCGTACCGGTAGCGACCCGGCCGGGGAAAGCCGAGGGCCGCACCCCGCGAGTGCGGGGTACGGCCCAGGGTGACAATCCGTCAGACGCCGAGCAGGTCGACCACGAAGATCAGGGTCGAACCGGCCGGGATCAGCGGGCTCGGCGACTGGTTCCCGTACGCCAGGTGCGGCGGGATGACCAGCTCGCGGCGGCCGCCGACCTTCATGCCCTGGACACCCTGGTCCCAGCCCTTGATGACCCGGCCGCCGCCCAGCGGGAAGCTGAAGGTCTGGCCGCGGTTCCAGGAGGCGTCGAACTCCTCGCCGGTGGCGAACGTCACGCCCACGTAGTGGACCTGGACGTTGGCGCCGGCCTTGGCCTCGGCACCGTCACCGACGACGATGTCACGGATCTGCAGCTCGGTCGGCGCGTCGCCGACCGGGAAGTCGATCTCCGGCTTGGTAAGGCTCACAACAAAGCTCTTCTCGTTCGGTGATGTAACAGGAACACGTTACGCGACGGGGCCGGTACTAGTCGGCCGCGCCGACACCCGCGTCCAGAATGTCGATCACGAAGACCAGCGTCGAGTTGGCCGGGATCTTCTCCGAGGCCTTGTCGCCGTAGCCGAGGGCGGGCGGGATGACGACCTCGATCCGGCTGCCGACGGTCTGGCCGGTGACCGCCTTGTCCCAGCCCTCGATGACGCCGCCACCGCCGGTGGCGAAGCTGAACGCCTGGCCGCGCTCCAGCGAGGAGTCGAACTGCTTTCCGTCGGCGTACAGCGCGCCGGTGTACTGGACGACGACCTTCTCGCCGGACTCGATCTTGCGGCCCTTGCCCGCGATCAGCACCGAGGTCTTCAGCTCGGTCGGCGCCGCGACACCCGGCACGGGGGTGATGGTGGCCGGCTTCTTGCCGTTGTCCTTCACCTTGGGCATGCCCTCGGCGGGCTCGGCCACGTCACCGCTGACGGTGGCGTCCGGCGCGGTGGCCTGCTTGATGTCGATCACGAAGACCAGGTTGTCCTTGGCCCCGACACCCATCTGCGGGTTGCCCTGGTCGCCGAAGGCGGCGGCCGGCGGAGCGATCACCAGCACCCGGCTGCCGGCCGCGTGACCGGTCACCGCGTCGTCCAGGGCGGGGATCAGCTTGCCGCCGCCGGCCTGGAACAGCTGCGGCTTCTTCTGGTCGAAGGAGCTGGCCAGGTCCTTGCCGGTGGTCCAGTCCTTGCTGGTGAAGTCGGCGGTGACCCAGTTGCCCTTGCCGACCTTCGGCCCGGTGCCCTCGATCAGCGTCTTGACCACGAAGTTGCCGTCGGCCGCCTCCGCGGGCAGCTCGATGACGGCCTTCGTGCCCAGCTCACCGGTGACCTTCGGCAGCACCTTGGCGTCCGTCTTGATCGGCGGCACCGGGGCCTGGCTCGGGGCGGCCGGGGAGGCCGGGCTGCTCGGGGCCGCGTCGGCGGCCGGCTTCTTGCTGTCCGACTTGTTCGCCACGATCAGCGTCACGCCGCTGCCGACCAGCAGCACCGCGAGCACGGTGCCGAGGATCACGCCGAGCCGGCCCACCGAGCCGGGGTTCTCGTCGTAGCCGGCCTCCGAGAGGTCCTTCTTGCGCACGTTGGACGCGAAGACCTGCGGGGTCTCGTCCTTCTCGCCGGCGCTCTCGGCCCGCCTGGCCTCGGCCTGACCCCAGCCGGCCTGCTGCTTCAGAATGGCGGGCGGGACGACGATCGACTCGCCGTCGCCGGGCAGTGGCCCACCGGGCCGTGCGGCCGCCGGGTCGGCCACTGCTCCGTCGTTCGCGCCACCGGCACTCTTGTCAGTCATGACTCCCCATCCATCTCGCCGCGCCGCGCCCTCACCGGGTCCTGACGGACACCTGCCACAGTGCGCGACAGTATGTCAGGTGTAGGTGAGAGCGCGGTAAGAGGCAGGACGCCGGAATACCTCAGACGGCCTCGAGGATGTCGATCACGAAGACCAGGGTCGAGTTCGCCGGGACGGAGGACTGCGCCTTGTCCCCGTAGCCGAGCGTCGGCGGCACCACCAGCTCCACCCGGCTGCCCACGGTCTGACCGACCAGGCCCTGGTCCCAGCCCTTGATCAGGCTGCCGGTGCCGACCTGCAGCGCCTGCGCCCCGCCGTGGCTCCAGGAGGAGTCGAACTGCTTCCCGTCGGCCCACAGCACGCCGGTGTACTGGACCACCAGGGTCTGCCCCGACTGCACCGGCTTGCCGTCGCCCTTCACCAGCACGAAGGTCTTCAGGTCGGCCGGCGGCGCGGGCGGGCCGGCCGGGATGGTGATGGTCGGCGCGGCCTTGCCGTTGTCCTTGACCTGCGGCATGTCGGCCGGCGGCTGGGTGATCGCGCCGCCGATGGTGGAGTCCGGCGGCAGGCTCTCCATGACGTCCAGTACGAAGACCACGGTGTCGCCCGCCCCGACCCCGAGGTCGGCCTTGCCCTGAGTACCGAAGGCGGCGGCCGGCGGGGCCACCACCAGCAGCCGGCTGCCGACCTTCTTCCCGAGCACGCTCTGGTCGAAGGCGGGCACCAGCTGCCCGCTGGCCGCCTGGTAGAGCTGCGGCTTGCTGCCGGAGTCGTAGGAGCTGGTGACGTCCTTGCCGGTGGTCCAGTCCTTGGCGGTGTAGTTGACGGTCACCCAGTCGTTCTTGGCGACCGTGGC
This genomic interval from Kitasatospora gansuensis contains the following:
- a CDS encoding NAD(P)/FAD-dependent oxidoreductase, with translation MSKRSPHDVVVVGAGVVGAACAYYAAQAGLAVTVVDRGPVAGGTTGAGEGNLLVSDKEPGPELDLALFSTGLWRTIAEQLGERVEYEPKGGLVVAAAEAGMTALRAFAAEQTKAGVVSAEIPGDRLAELEPHLAPGLAGGFHYPQDAQVQPALAAAHLLRASGASIRLGETVTAIRTGPSGEVLGVTTDRGRIDAPAVINAAGTWGGELAALAGVTLPVLPRRGFVLVTEPLPRIVRHKVYAADYVADVASGSAALQTSAVVEGTPAGPVLIGASRERVGFDRTLSVEVLQRLAANAAALFPVLRTVAVQRAYRGFRPYLPDHLPAIGADPRVPGLFHACGHEGAGIGLAPATGLLIARQLTGERPELDLTPFRADRFDGAAA
- the tatC gene encoding twin-arginine translocase subunit TatC; protein product: MALAEHLRELRNRLVKSLLAIIAITIVAFFYHRQITDFLIAPLPVCGPDGKPLPGDVNCALVSNIGLLSPFTVLLKVALTTGVVLSTPIWLYQLWKFVAPGLHQNERRYTLSFLGLGTPLFLAGAALAYVIMPVTAQMLISLTASGVTSILPVENYLDIITRMVLVFGFGFEFPLLLVMLNLVGVVSGKRLLGWWRGMIMAITVFAAFATPSADPLSMLGLAAPIILLYFVAVGVALLNDRRRARRNPDAGLDEDEASHLDLSVGAVDAAEGIEASAAPELPTAVPAARREQLDDIT
- the tatA gene encoding Sec-independent protein translocase subunit TatA, which translates into the protein MRIGTILIIVVLALLLFGAKRLPDLARSLGKSARILKAETKALKDETVAAAKEGATEPIEAPRVIKNAPGQTARVEDRG
- a CDS encoding helix-turn-helix transcriptional regulator; the protein is MLSLVTYLRERPGAEVAEVARAFGITERELINDLNVLPMCGTSFRGGDLLDIDTDGERIWWHNVDDVAQPLRLAADEATALLVAARAVAGLPGLRERDRQALTRAVAKIEDAAGESAESSARVGVTFEAEGQVFADIDRALSEGRLIWLRYWSHGRGGMTERLVDPIRLVTEGHTYLEGWCRTSEDRRVFRLDRVAEIKVLDEPAAPPRLEPRDLSAGLVSPAADDPEVVVEVGAGGRWVAEYYTHDAAEELPDGGLRITLRSADPAGLRPLALRLGRDGRIVSPAELADSARAAALAALEGYRD
- a CDS encoding helix-turn-helix transcriptional regulator, producing MAIAKAERLMNLALCLMNTRRPLSKKELRESVEAYREAWQQGSEEAFNRMFERDKDDLRELGLVIDVDENALDGEVGYLARRDRNRLPEIALDAEEAAALTLAARVWQQAKMSGAASGALQKLRAGGMPITEESANSALEPRIPAREAAFEPLLTAARDRRPVTFEYRKAGASAAEQRAVEPWALECWRGHWYLAGWDRDREAARVFRLSRITGKVRSRAGQFTGAVPEHVDVRAVVARFAGEGATASATVRLRQGAGFPLRTKALKVTELTGGWDELEIPYGNGLAADLAEFGPDLVVLGPEELRADVIDRLRAVAGLAPEGQL
- a CDS encoding FKBP-type peptidyl-prolyl cis-trans isomerase, with the protein product MSLTKPEIDFPVGDAPTELQIRDIVVGDGAEAKAGANVQVHYVGVTFATGEEFDASWNRGQTFSFPLGGGRVIKGWDQGVQGMKVGGRRELVIPPHLAYGNQSPSPLIPAGSTLIFVVDLLGV
- a CDS encoding FKBP-type peptidyl-prolyl cis-trans isomerase; this encodes MTDKSAGGANDGAVADPAAARPGGPLPGDGESIVVPPAILKQQAGWGQAEARRAESAGEKDETPQVFASNVRKKDLSEAGYDENPGSVGRLGVILGTVLAVLLVGSGVTLIVANKSDSKKPAADAAPSSPASPAAPSQAPVPPIKTDAKVLPKVTGELGTKAVIELPAEAADGNFVVKTLIEGTGPKVGKGNWVTADFTSKDWTTGKDLASSFDQKKPQLFQAGGGKLIPALDDAVTGHAAGSRVLVIAPPAAAFGDQGNPQMGVGAKDNLVFVIDIKQATAPDATVSGDVAEPAEGMPKVKDNGKKPATITPVPGVAAPTELKTSVLIAGKGRKIESGEKVVVQYTGALYADGKQFDSSLERGQAFSFATGGGGVIEGWDKAVTGQTVGSRIEVVIPPALGYGDKASEKIPANSTLVFVIDILDAGVGAAD
- a CDS encoding FKBP-type peptidyl-prolyl cis-trans isomerase is translated as MRRIAGLLAVLPLVLLTACSSDGSPSSGASATSTASATAVPSPVASASPMPTVAGNFGSKATITIPAGQPSGQFVVNTVSEGDGATVAKNDWVTVNYTAKDWTTGKDVTSSYDSGSKPQLYQAASGQLVPAFDQSVLGKKVGSRLLVVAPPAAAFGTQGKADLGVGAGDTVVFVLDVMESLPPDSTIGGAITQPPADMPQVKDNGKAAPTITIPAGPPAPPADLKTFVLVKGDGKPVQSGQTLVVQYTGVLWADGKQFDSSWSHGGAQALQVGTGSLIKGWDQGLVGQTVGSRVELVVPPTLGYGDKAQSSVPANSTLVFVIDILEAV